The Listeria sp. PSOL-1 genome includes a region encoding these proteins:
- a CDS encoding response regulator transcription factor: MIKVYIVEDDIVIRDTIGKHLSKWGFDVGIVDNFSNILNEFLEFEPQLIILDVNLPYFDGFFWCNKIREVSNVPIIFLSSRNSQMDQIMGMNMGADSYIEKPVDLDVLMARINALIRRTYSYAELEEPNVMEHNNIFLHIDTNTLTYLDNKIELTKNEFLILYELMKQKGSIVSRDEIMRSLWEDESFVDDNTLTVNVVRIRKKLDEIGLGHFIKTKKGQGYMIE, encoded by the coding sequence ATGATTAAAGTATATATTGTAGAAGATGATATCGTCATTCGCGACACAATTGGGAAGCATCTCAGTAAATGGGGGTTTGATGTCGGTATTGTTGATAACTTTAGCAACATCTTGAATGAGTTTTTAGAGTTTGAACCACAGCTCATCATCCTTGATGTCAATTTGCCTTATTTTGATGGTTTTTTTTGGTGTAATAAGATCCGTGAAGTATCCAATGTACCGATTATCTTTTTATCATCACGAAATTCGCAAATGGATCAGATTATGGGGATGAACATGGGCGCAGATTCTTATATTGAAAAGCCGGTTGATCTAGATGTGCTTATGGCACGTATTAATGCTTTAATTAGAAGAACTTATTCATATGCAGAGCTAGAAGAGCCCAATGTGATGGAACATAATAATATTTTCCTTCATATTGACACGAATACGCTGACTTATTTAGATAATAAAATTGAGTTAACCAAAAATGAATTTTTAATTTTATATGAACTAATGAAGCAAAAAGGAAGTATTGTTAGCCGAGACGAGATTATGCGCTCGCTTTGGGAAGATGAGAGCTTTGTTGATGATAATACACTGACTGTGAATGTTGTTCGCATCAGAAAAAAATTAGATGAGATTGGTTTAGGCCATTTCATTAAAACGAAAAAAGGCCAGGGATATATGATTGAATAA
- a CDS encoding NAD-dependent epimerase/dehydratase family protein — protein MKILVLGGTRFFGKKLVERLIEAHHDVTIATRGTHENPFGEAVAHKKFDRRERDDLFELAQTKFDVVYDNICYSPQEALYAVQAFKDQSIRYIFTSTLAVYCPKDKELFEDDFDPAQYEIVTGDREDFYYGEGKRLAEAVYFQKASFPVVAVRFPIVLDEADYTKRLEFHLNHMLAGEEIGIKNKDAHIGFIQANEAARFLEWIGTKSELSGAFNAASNGIYTLSELIDLLETITKKTAVIEEVTEDNDESPFDLEGDYYLNTKKAQQAGFQFDRLADWFPKLAQTLFEKTTFNVKEEK, from the coding sequence ATGAAAATTTTAGTTTTAGGTGGAACGCGTTTTTTCGGTAAAAAGCTCGTAGAACGCTTAATTGAAGCTCACCATGATGTAACGATAGCTACACGTGGCACACATGAGAATCCTTTTGGAGAAGCGGTTGCGCATAAGAAATTTGACCGGAGAGAACGCGATGATTTATTTGAGTTAGCACAAACTAAATTTGATGTTGTCTATGATAATATTTGTTATTCTCCGCAAGAAGCGCTTTATGCTGTTCAAGCTTTTAAAGATCAATCGATTCGATATATTTTTACGTCAACGTTAGCGGTTTATTGTCCGAAAGATAAGGAATTATTCGAGGACGATTTTGATCCTGCGCAATATGAAATCGTGACAGGGGATCGAGAAGATTTTTATTATGGTGAAGGAAAAAGATTAGCGGAAGCGGTTTATTTTCAAAAAGCGAGTTTCCCTGTTGTAGCCGTGCGTTTTCCGATTGTACTAGACGAAGCTGATTATACAAAACGCTTGGAATTTCATTTAAATCATATGTTAGCTGGTGAAGAAATTGGTATCAAAAATAAAGATGCTCATATCGGTTTTATTCAGGCGAATGAAGCAGCACGTTTCTTGGAATGGATTGGAACAAAAAGTGAGTTGTCTGGTGCGTTTAATGCAGCATCAAATGGAATATATACGCTTTCTGAACTCATCGATTTACTAGAGACGATCACTAAAAAAACAGCTGTTATTGAAGAAGTAACAGAAGATAATGATGAGTCACCTTTTGATCTTGAAGGAGATTACTATCTAAATACCAAAAAAGCACAACAAGCAGGATTTCAATTTGATCGTTTAGCTGATTGGTTTCCAAAGCTTGCGCAAACGCTTTTTGAAAAAACAACTTTTAACGTAAAGGAAGAAAAATAA
- a CDS encoding sensor histidine kinase: MDLWRYLKDKRFFLLFFFSVMFFVGLLITVDMNSRLSFDNFIYLFVFMLVFLVVYLIAGFSFKYQYWKEMRELVSGEIEENIIELLPKPRTNEQAFFNELMRKKHLEEQKIIDALQDKQQEYHDFILYWVHEVKTPIVASKMLINNPDLNDTETIFKKIDEELDEVDKLVMQALYFSRLDTFAKDYFIQEQNLGTIVRDSIKRHSKLFIAGRKKISLGEIDIDLRTDSKWLGFIIDQLLSNALKYTDTDGEIRIWIDKAENGDQMLHVSDNGRGIAAEDLPRVFNQGFTGMTGRKEKKATGMGLYLAKQMAGKLGHMIKIDSKEGMGTTVTIIFEQKDDYLLVAKD, from the coding sequence ATGGATTTATGGCGTTACTTGAAAGATAAACGTTTTTTTCTATTATTTTTTTTCAGTGTGATGTTTTTTGTTGGCTTACTCATTACAGTGGATATGAATAGTAGGCTTTCATTCGATAATTTTATTTATCTATTTGTTTTTATGCTTGTTTTTCTAGTCGTTTACTTGATCGCCGGTTTTTCATTCAAATATCAGTACTGGAAAGAAATGCGTGAATTAGTAAGTGGCGAGATTGAAGAGAACATCATTGAGCTTTTACCGAAGCCAAGGACGAATGAACAAGCTTTTTTTAATGAATTGATGCGTAAAAAACATCTTGAAGAACAAAAAATAATCGATGCACTTCAAGATAAGCAGCAAGAGTATCATGATTTTATTTTATATTGGGTGCATGAAGTAAAAACACCGATTGTAGCAAGTAAAATGCTTATCAATAATCCGGATTTAAACGATACAGAAACGATCTTTAAAAAAATCGATGAAGAACTAGATGAAGTTGATAAACTTGTGATGCAGGCGCTCTATTTCTCTAGGCTTGATACGTTTGCTAAAGATTATTTTATTCAAGAACAGAATCTAGGGACAATCGTTCGTGATTCAATTAAACGACATTCAAAGCTTTTTATTGCGGGTAGAAAAAAGATTTCTCTTGGTGAGATTGATATTGATTTACGCACGGATTCTAAGTGGCTTGGTTTTATTATTGATCAACTCCTTTCCAATGCTTTGAAATATACGGATACAGATGGTGAAATTCGCATCTGGATAGATAAAGCTGAAAATGGTGATCAGATGTTGCATGTTTCTGACAATGGGCGTGGAATTGCAGCAGAGGATTTGCCGCGTGTGTTTAATCAAGGCTTTACAGGTATGACTGGCCGAAAAGAAAAGAAAGCTACAGGGATGGGGCTTTATTTAGCTAAACAAATGGCAGGCAAGCTTGGTCACATGATCAAAATTGATTCCAAAGAAGGGATGGGCACGACAGTTACGATTATCTTTGAACAAAAAGATGATTATTTGTTAGTAGCTAAAGATTAG
- a CDS encoding LysR family transcriptional regulator yields the protein MEFRQLKYFMEVARMEHMTQAAEHLHVAQSAVSRQITKLEEELGIELFDRAGRNMQLTTVGYQFLNQIKITLNELQKAEAIVNEYMDPKKGNVRIGLPNSLATKVLPTVISVFRKKYPEITYSFLEGSNAELKQMIRSGELDMTFISPVPKENDWFNITRFFNEKLKVIVPKNHPLANEKKIRLEQLKQEKFVLYPPEFDLSKIIISSASKSGFTPEIAFQSKDFYTIQGLVGAGLGISILPEMILDGTIFKETKSISLQNAELSRSVGMITTKKRALSPSEALFRDFTLSFFKHI from the coding sequence ATGGAATTTAGACAACTCAAATATTTTATGGAAGTCGCGCGTATGGAGCATATGACACAAGCAGCTGAACACTTACATGTTGCTCAATCCGCAGTTAGCAGACAAATTACTAAGCTTGAAGAAGAACTTGGCATTGAATTATTTGACCGTGCTGGCCGTAATATGCAGTTAACGACAGTCGGATATCAATTTCTAAATCAAATCAAAATCACTCTGAATGAACTCCAAAAAGCAGAAGCCATTGTTAATGAATACATGGATCCTAAAAAAGGGAATGTCCGCATTGGTTTACCAAATTCATTGGCTACAAAAGTATTACCAACCGTAATTTCCGTTTTTCGAAAAAAGTATCCAGAAATTACGTATTCTTTTTTAGAAGGCTCAAATGCAGAACTTAAACAAATGATTCGATCAGGTGAACTTGATATGACCTTTATTTCACCTGTGCCAAAAGAAAATGACTGGTTCAATATAACACGCTTTTTTAATGAAAAATTAAAAGTGATCGTTCCTAAAAATCATCCATTAGCGAACGAAAAAAAAATTCGCTTAGAACAACTAAAACAAGAAAAATTCGTCCTTTATCCACCTGAATTTGATCTCTCTAAAATCATCATTTCAAGCGCATCAAAATCCGGTTTCACACCAGAGATTGCTTTTCAAAGTAAAGATTTCTATACCATTCAAGGGCTTGTGGGTGCAGGGCTTGGCATCAGTATTTTGCCTGAAATGATTTTAGATGGTACGATTTTTAAAGAAACGAAAAGCATCTCACTACAAAACGCTGAATTATCAAGATCAGTTGGAATGATCACTACAAAAAAAAGAGCGCTCTCACCTTCTGAGGCTCTCTTTAGAGATTTTACCTTATCCTTTTTTAAACACATCTAA